The sequence CCGACGTTCAGACGCTTCGATCACGGACCTTGCCCGGAAGTTCCACATCACCCTCGCGGGCATGAAGAAGCACGTCGGCGTCCTGGAGCAGGCCGGGCTGGTGACCACCGAGAAGGTAGCGCGCGTGCCGAACTGCACGCTCGGCGCGCATACATTGCAGCAAGAGCCCGCATCGCTTCCGAGGCACCGCCAGCTCTGGGACGCACGTTTCGACGAGTTGGACCACGTGGTCGAGGAACTCAACCGGAAGGAGAGAATCGATGGACGCAAGAATCGGAAGTAAGCCCGCCGCCGAGAAGAACCGCACCACGGTGGAACGGCAGTCGGACCGCGAGGTCGTTGTCACGCGGACCATCAACGGCCCCGCGCACATCGTGTTCGAGGCATTTTCCAAGGCCGAGTTGCTCAAGCG comes from Gemmatimonadaceae bacterium and encodes:
- a CDS encoding helix-turn-helix transcriptional regulator, which codes for MVKYVQVRLDTSFAALSGRHPTRRSGAARRSDASITDLARKFHITLAGMKKHVGVLEQAGLVTTEKVARVPNCTLGAHTLQQEPASLPRHRQLWDARFDELDHVVEELNRKERIDGRKNRK